The following are from one region of the Strix uralensis isolate ZFMK-TIS-50842 chromosome 4, bStrUra1, whole genome shotgun sequence genome:
- the LOC141942914 gene encoding 16 kDa beta-galactoside-binding lectin, producing MEQGLVVTQLDIQPGECIKVKGKILPDAKGFAVNVGKDSSTLMLHFNPRFNCHGDVNTIVCNSKDDGTWGQEDRIADFPFQHGDKIEVCISFNETEATVKLPELEFQFPNRLGMEKIQYLAVEGDFKVKAIKFSEQL from the exons ATGGAGCAA GGACTGGTTGTTACTCAGCTGGACATCCAGCCTGGTGAGTGCATCAAGGTCAAAGGGAAGATCCTGCCTGATGCCAAAGG GTTTGCTGTGAATGTAGGGAAGGACAGCAGCACCCTCATGCTGCATTTCAACCCCCGCTTCAACTGCCATGGGGATGTCAACACCATCGTGTGCAATTCGAAGGACGATGGCACGTGGGGTCAGGAGGACAGGATAGCTGACTTTCCTTTCCAGCATGGTGACAAGATTGAG GTTTGCATCTCCTTCAATGAAACGGAGGCAACAGTGAAGCTGCCTGAGCTGGAGTTCCAGTTCCCGAATCGTCTGGGCATGGAGAAAATTCAATACCTGGCTGTGGAGGGTGACTTTAAAGTCAAAGCCATTAAGTTCAGTGAACAGCTATAg
- the SOWAHB gene encoding ankyrin repeat domain-containing protein SOWAHB has translation MARELSQEAVLDFLCGAGGRAPNTALLRHFQRFLRDPALTEQQRQERREYFKSLVNSLATVHPAAAPGASKDIVLRRRYRDLLDEELPPPEEEQHEQKKEKEPPPRRDPDRRRSPPGEAAAKGRPGGGQPPRAAAAGGCAAQGRGGPCCECRRARRAAAAAPPPCPGAPPPASPPGSRSPPPPPAQPPPYRTQPLSSGPWALHAAGPPRSRPPALPSGPGAPTPAGPPPHRPPRCRSPPLPPTGSAPFGSLPSQRPGGRPPTQSLSPPSGPGVLPPDRLPQPRSRPQPPAWVLLLKAPPPSAGPGGRPPTGPSQPPLLSSGSKVLPTESPPSRALPLLSTPGGLPLSRSLQVLPTTPSPSSPLLSGPGMPPSTRLFPSQSRSLQQLPTRPSPSLPRGSQVLAPNGPTQPRVLQLYPNQTLPLLSGPGVLPPTRPPPSQSPPLPPTQPPPARPPPSQSLLPAQGPTGPQAPESSAPAPPPVFRSIRCQLALLEAQGVPPSLPDDCGRQPRTVSSKSSPRHVPSRRLLVPLGQREHAWLVAVSAGCWAQVRGLFLEDPELALQRDFMSGFTVLHWLAKHGDGPGLQELAAAAQQAGLALDVDARSGCGYTPLHLAAIHGHQLVIKVLVLQLGCQVQVRDSSGRRPWEYLGSSTSGEIWQLLEAPRGTIMFPTQPLACSVSSVSKVSPSTGRAALPACLRPQHSHGAASRHTGIKSD, from the coding sequence ATGGCGCGGGAGCTGAGCCAGGAGGCCGTGCTGGACTTCctctgcggggccgggggccgaGCCCCCAACACGGCGCTGCTCCGCCACTTCCAGCGCTTCCTCCGCGACCCGGCGCTGAcggagcagcagcggcaggagcgCCGCGAATACTTCAAGAGCCTCGTCAACTCCCTGGCCACCGTccaccccgccgccgcccccggcgccTCCAAGGACATCGTCCTCCGCCGCAGGTACCGCGACCTCCTCGACGAGGAGCTGCCGCCGCCGGAGGAAGAACAGCACgagcagaagaaagagaaggaaccGCCGCCCCGACGCGACCCCGACCGGCGGCGCAGCcccccgggggaggcggcggccaaggggcggcccggcggggggcagcccccgagggccgccgcggcggggggctgcgCCGCCCAGGGCCGCGGCGGACCCTGCTGCGAGTGCCGCCGGGCtcgccgcgctgccgccgccgcccccccgccgtgtcccggggcgccgccccccgccagcccgcccggctcccgctccccgccgccgccccccgcccagcCGCCCCCGTACCGGACCCAGCCGCTGTCCTCGGGCCCCTGGGCGCTTCACGCCGCCGGGCCACCGCGCTCCCGGCCCCCGGCGTTGCCGTCGGGTCCTGGGGCGCCGacccccgccgggccgcccccccaCCGGCCGCCCCGGTGCCGGTCCCCACCGCTGCCTCCCACGGGCTCAGCCCCGTTCGGGTCTTTGCCATCACAACGCCCTGGAGGGCGGCCCCCAACCCAGTCCCTGTCCCCGCCATCGGGCCCCGGGGTGCTGCCCCCTGACAGGCTGCCACAGCCCCGCTCTCGGCCACAGCCCCCCGCATGGGTGCTCCTACTGAAGGCCCCACCGCCCTCAGCAGGCCCAGGGGGGCGGCCCCCCACCGGACCATCCCAGCCCCCACTGCTGTCATCGGGCTCCAAGGTGCTCCCCACCGAGTCCCCCCCATCTCGGGCGCTGCCGTTGCTGTCCACCCCGGGGGGGTTGCCGCTGTCCCGGTCCCTGCAGgtgctccccaccaccccctccccatcctcacCGCTTTTATCGGGCCCAGGCATGCCACCCTCCACCAGGCTGTTCCCATCACAGTCCcggtccctgcagcagctccccaccaggccatccccatccctgccaaGGGGATCCCAGGTACTGGCCCCCAACGGACCAACCCAACCTCGAGTCCTGCAGCTGTACCCAAACCAAACCCTGCCACTGCTGTCAGGTCCTGGAGTGCTGCCCCCCACCAGGCCACCCCCATCCCAATCCCCACCGCTGCCCCCTACCCAGCCACCCCCTGCCAGGCCACCCCCATCCCAGTCCTTGCTGCCAGCACAGGGCCCCACAGGGCCCCAAGCCCCAGAGAGCAGCGCCCCAGCACCCCCGCCTGTCTTCAGGAGCATCAGATGCCAGCTTGCTCTGTTGGAGGCACAGGGCGTCCCCCCATCGCTGCCAGATGACTGTGGGCGGCAGCCCCGCACCGTGTCCTCCAAGAGCTCCCCTAGGCATGTCCCAAGCCGAAGGCTGTTGGTGCCACTGGGGCAGCGGGAGCACGCCTGGCTGGTGGCAGtgtcagcagggtgctgggctcAGGTTCGGGGGCTCTTTCTGGAAGATCCAGAGCTGGCCCTGCAGCGGGACTTCATGTCAGGCTTCACGGTCCTTCACTGGCTGGCCAAGCACGGCGATGGGCCAGgcctgcaggagctggcagcagcagcacagcaggctgGGCTGGCCCTGGACGTGGATGCCCGCTCAGGCTGTGGGTACACTCCGCTGCACCTGGCTGCCATCCACGGCCACCAGCTTGTCATCAAGgtgctggtgctgcagctggggtgcCAGGTACAGGTGCGGGACAGCAGTGGGCGCCGGCCCTGGGAGTACCTGGGCAGCTCCACCTCAGGGGAGATCTGGCAGCTCCTGGAGGCACCCCGTGGCACGATTATGTTCCCCACGCAGCCCCTGGCTTGCAGCGTGTCCTCTGTCAGCAAGGTCTCACCGtccactggcagggcagcactgcctgcctgcctcagGCCACAGCACAGCCATGGGGCAGCATCCCGCCACACCGGCATCAAGAGTGACTGA